CGCATCCGCGCGGCGCTGCCGTGAACTCCGAGTGACGCGCCGCGACTCTTCGATCCCCTCACCAGTACCAGTTGAAGTCGAGAACGCCGCTCAGCTGATCCGACCACGCGAGGTCCTCGCCGAACGCTTGGTAGTCGAACTCGACGTGGGGCCCGAGGGCGAACTTGCGGCTGAGGCGCCACTCGTAGCCGGCGGCGAGGAGGAAACCGAATCCCGTCTCGTCGCTCTCCGTGGTGGCGCTCCCGCTGTCGAGCTCGACGCTCACGACCCCGAACCCGACGCCGCCGCGCAGGAGCACGCCGCTATTCCCCGGGAAGTACGAGATGGCGGCCGTGTGGGTCGAAAACGTCCAGGTGAAGTCGCCGAAAACGGTATCGAAGGTCCGCAGCCAAGCGCTGCCTTCATAGTGCAACACGAGATCCGGCCGCAGCGCGTAACCGATGCGGAAGTTTCCCACCCCGCCCCACTCCCGGTCGTCCCCGTCTTCGATCCCGGCGTTGCCGCCACCGACGCCGAATCCGATCATGAAGCCGTTGCGGTCATGGGGATGGCTTCCGGCGCTTGCAGAGTTCGCGACACACAGGGCACCAAGAGCCCCGATGGCGAACAAGACCTTGAACCTGTGCACGGCCTTCTCCTTTGGCAAAGGTGCGACGTCGCGAACACACCTTAGAGGAGACAAAGGCTCGGGTGAAAGTTTGAC
This Candidatus Krumholzibacteriia bacterium DNA region includes the following protein-coding sequences:
- a CDS encoding outer membrane beta-barrel protein is translated as MHRFKVLFAIGALGALCVANSASAGSHPHDRNGFMIGFGVGGGNAGIEDGDDREWGGVGNFRIGYALRPDLVLHYEGSAWLRTFDTVFGDFTWTFSTHTAAISYFPGNSGVLLRGGVGFGVVSVELDSGSATTESDETGFGFLLAAGYEWRLSRKFALGPHVEFDYQAFGEDLAWSDQLSGVLDFNWYW